In Ovis aries strain OAR_USU_Benz2616 breed Rambouillet chromosome 17, ARS-UI_Ramb_v3.0, whole genome shotgun sequence, the following proteins share a genomic window:
- the BBS12 gene encoding Bardet-Biedl syndrome 12 protein: MDCRVINKRRHTGLQQLSSFAKTGRTFLGPVKSSKFIVDEECHESVLISSTVRLLESLDLTSAVGQLLSEAIQAQNNTYRTGTSTLLFLVGAWSSAAEECLHLGVPISLIVSVMSEGLNSCIEEVESLQVPVHSVYDHIDSTDTFSGLGVSLYPSLQIPSGTGLVQKEHDLKDVASQPLAFCSLSGRPVKSPQLFRLQAKFEADENTSRTPQTLKNNLLADTHCRKSVLTHSRHFSRTDHHQWISKSGGFLEQLSAAAPKTYRCSDLAELEVGLSHGDPSSMRLVDEAVRLQHQNAGTQRGSRTMLFPFDISRIFTCCLPGLPDTLSCVCPGYITIVSMSSATLVKELQNQLVRVVLVEGDLTENYRHLGFNKPANIKTVSESVKVQQDSSEELWTDHVLRVLIKFNVNLVLARGNVSEHLAEKCTNSKRLVIGSVHDSVLQAFAEASGAVQVAYFTHVNENCVGSGVSVTMWRSVPSDAVDGISRMAVMLKTEGINLVTVVLTSPGTAQMQTKEDRFWTCASRLYYALKEQKVFLGGGAVEILCLAHLQGLAGQSVNKGDQDSSGWLHNTSSWLASSAALYRPTVLKCLADGWHSYLSTLLRNTAVYSSDSEAATSIQCHLQNAADSGSPSSYILNEYSKLNSVILNSGISDKLEPIPRVYDVVTPKIEAWRRALDLVLLVLQTDSEIITGLAHTQKSSQEAEGFLFL; the protein is encoded by the coding sequence ATGGATTGCAGGGTCATAAACAAAAGAAGGCACACAGGACTGCAACAACTTTCCTCATTTGCCAAAACAGGAAGGACTTTCCTAGGCCCAGTAAAATCATCCAAATTTATTGTAGATGAAGAGTGCCATGAAAGTGTGTTAATTAGCTCAACAGTAAGGCTTCTTGAAAGTTTGGATTTAACCAGTGCAGTGGGACAACTTCTCAGTGAAGCAATTCAGGCACAAAACAACACATACAGAACTGGAACCAGTACTCTTTTGTTTCTTGTTGGTGCATGGAGCAGTGCTGCCGAAGAATGTCTTCATTTGGGTGTCCCCATTTCATTAATAGTGTCTGTGATGTCAGAAGGCTTGAATTCATGCATTGAAGAGGTAGAATCCCTTCAAGTACCTGTCCACAGTGTATATGACCATATAGACAGCACAGACACGTTTTCTGGACTTGGTGTCAGCTTGTACCCTTCTCTACAGATCCCTTCAGGTACTGGTTTGGTCCAGAAAGAGCATGATCTCAAAGATGTTGCCTCTCAGCCACTGGCCTTTTGCAGTCTTTCTGGGAGACCTGTTAAATCACCTCAACTGTTTAGGCTTCAGGCTAAGTTTGAAGCAGATGAGAACACATCACGAACTCCTCAAACTCTGAAAAACAACCTGCTTGCAGACACCCACTGCCGAAAGTCAGTCCTAACCCACAGTAGACATTTCAGTAGGACAGATCATCATCAGTGGATAAGCAAGTCAGGTGGATTTCTAGAACAACTTAGTGCAGCTGCTCCGAAGACTTACAGATGTAGTGATCTGGCAGAGTTGGAGGTGGGTTTGAGTCACGGAGACCCCAGCAGCATGAGGCTAGTGGACGAAGCAGTACGACTGCAGCATCAGAATGCAGGCACTCAGCGAGGAAGCCGTACCATGCTATTCCCCTTTGACATTTCAAGAATCTTCACCTGCTGCTTACCGGGCTTACCTGACACTTTGTCTTGTGTCTGTCCAGGATACATCACCATTGTGTCAATGTCCAGTGCTACTCTGGTCAAGGAATTGCAGAATCAGCTGGTCCGTGTAGTTCTTGTTGAGGGTGACCTCACTGAGAATTACCGCCATCTGGGATTTAATAAGCCTGCAAATATTAAAACAGTGTCAGAAAGCGTCAAGGTTCAACAAGACAGCTcagaagaactgtggacagatcATGTATTACGGGTGTTAATCAAGTTCAACGTGAACCTTGTCCTGGCACGAGGAAATGTGTCTGAACACTTAGCTGAAAAATGCACAAATAGTAAGCGGCTGGTAATTGGATCGGTGCATGACAGTGTGCTGCAGGCTTTCGCAGAGGCTTCGGGAGCAGTGCAGGTGGCCTACTTCACACATGTGAATGAAAACTGTGTGGGCAGTGGGGTCTCTGTAACCATGTGGAGAAGCGTTCCCTCAGACGCTGTAGATGGGATCAGCAGAATGGCAGTCATGTTAAAAACAGAAGGAATTAATTTGGTTACAGTAGTGCTGACTAGCCCAGGCACAGCCCAGATGCAAACCAAAGAAGACAGGTTCTGGACTTGTGCCTCTCGTCTGTATTACGCTCTGAAAGAGCAAAAGGTCTTTCTTGGAGGTGGCGCAGTTGAAATTTTGTGTCTTGCCCATCTTCAGGGTCTCGCGGGACAGTCTGTGAATAAAGGAGATCAAGACTCTTCAGGGTGGCTGCATAACACTTCCTCTTGGCTGGCCTCATCTGCAGCACTATACAGACCTACAGTGCTTAAATGCCTGGCAGATGGATGGCACAGTTACCTCTCAACTCTCCTGCGTAACACTGCCGTTTACTCATCAGACTCTGAAGCTGCTACGTCCATTCAGTGTCATCTACAAAATGCTGCAGACTCTGGCTCTCCTTCATCCTACATCTtgaatgaatatagtaaacttaATAGTGTAATTTTAAATTCAGGCATTTCAGATAAGCTGGAACCAATTCCAAGAGTTTATGACGTTGTTACACCAAAGATCGAGGCATGGCGCCGAGCTCTGGATTTAGTACTGTTAGTACTTCAGACAGACAGTGAAATTATCACTGgacttgcacacacacagaaaagttcACAGGAAGcagaaggctttttatttttgtaa
- the LOC101104012 gene encoding centrin-4 isoform X2 — translation MASRPSSDQWKKNAAKIELNETQKQEIKEAFDLFDVDGSGTIDVKELKIAMRALGFEPKKEEIKKIIAETDKEGIGTISFEEFFAIMSVKMSEKDEKEEILKAFKLFDDDDTGSISLNNIKRVAKELGENLTDDELQEMLDEADHDGDGEINKEEFLKMMQKTTLC, via the exons ATG GCATCCAGACCAAGTTCagaccaatggaaaaaaaatgcagcaaaAATTGAATTGAATGAAACTCAAAAGCAAGAAATTAAAGAGGCCTTTGATTTATTCGATGTTGATGGGTCTGGAACCATAGATGTGAAAGAACTGAAG ATTGCAATGCGGGCCTTAGGATTTgagccaaagaaagaagaaattaaaaagataatagcTGAAACTGACAAAGAAGGAATTGGCACCATTAGTTTTGAAGAATTTTTTGCCATAATGAGCGTAAAAATG agtgaaaaggatgaaaaagaagaaatactgaAGGCTTTCAAATTATTTGATGATGATGATACAGGAAGTATATCACTGAACAATATCAAGAGGGTTGCTAAGGAACTAGGGGAAAATTTAACAGATGATGAACTTCAG GAAATGCTTGATGAGGCTGATCATGATGGGGATGGAGAAATAAACAAGGaagaatttttgaaaatgatGCAAAAGACCACTCTTTGTTAA
- the LOC101104012 gene encoding centrin-4 isoform X4 — protein sequence MRHTGTDESKYVLNTAVRIYQIAMRALGFEPKKEEIKKIIAETDKEGIGTISFEEFFAIMSVKMSEKDEKEEILKAFKLFDDDDTGSISLNNIKRVAKELGENLTDDELQEMLDEADHDGDGEINKEEFLKMMQKTTLC from the exons ATGAGACATACAGGCACAGATGAAAGTAAATATGTCTTAAACACTGCTGTTCGGATATACCAA ATTGCAATGCGGGCCTTAGGATTTgagccaaagaaagaagaaattaaaaagataatagcTGAAACTGACAAAGAAGGAATTGGCACCATTAGTTTTGAAGAATTTTTTGCCATAATGAGCGTAAAAATG agtgaaaaggatgaaaaagaagaaatactgaAGGCTTTCAAATTATTTGATGATGATGATACAGGAAGTATATCACTGAACAATATCAAGAGGGTTGCTAAGGAACTAGGGGAAAATTTAACAGATGATGAACTTCAG GAAATGCTTGATGAGGCTGATCATGATGGGGATGGAGAAATAAACAAGGaagaatttttgaaaatgatGCAAAAGACCACTCTTTGTTAA
- the LOC101104012 gene encoding centrin-4 isoform X3, protein MRHTGTDESKYVLNTAVRIYQASRPSSDQWKKNAAKIELNETQKQEIKEAFDLFDVDGSGTIDVKELKIAMRALGFEPKKEEIKKIIAETDKEGIGTISFEEFFAIMSVKMEMLDEADHDGDGEINKEEFLKMMQKTTLC, encoded by the exons ATGAGACATACAGGCACAGATGAAAGTAAATATGTCTTAAACACTGCTGTTCGGATATACCAA GCATCCAGACCAAGTTCagaccaatggaaaaaaaatgcagcaaaAATTGAATTGAATGAAACTCAAAAGCAAGAAATTAAAGAGGCCTTTGATTTATTCGATGTTGATGGGTCTGGAACCATAGATGTGAAAGAACTGAAG ATTGCAATGCGGGCCTTAGGATTTgagccaaagaaagaagaaattaaaaagataatagcTGAAACTGACAAAGAAGGAATTGGCACCATTAGTTTTGAAGAATTTTTTGCCATAATGAGCGTAAAAATG GAAATGCTTGATGAGGCTGATCATGATGGGGATGGAGAAATAAACAAGGaagaatttttgaaaatgatGCAAAAGACCACTCTTTGTTAA
- the LOC101104012 gene encoding centrin-4 isoform X1 yields MRHTGTDESKYVLNTAVRIYQASRPSSDQWKKNAAKIELNETQKQEIKEAFDLFDVDGSGTIDVKELKIAMRALGFEPKKEEIKKIIAETDKEGIGTISFEEFFAIMSVKMSEKDEKEEILKAFKLFDDDDTGSISLNNIKRVAKELGENLTDDELQEMLDEADHDGDGEINKEEFLKMMQKTTLC; encoded by the exons ATGAGACATACAGGCACAGATGAAAGTAAATATGTCTTAAACACTGCTGTTCGGATATACCAA GCATCCAGACCAAGTTCagaccaatggaaaaaaaatgcagcaaaAATTGAATTGAATGAAACTCAAAAGCAAGAAATTAAAGAGGCCTTTGATTTATTCGATGTTGATGGGTCTGGAACCATAGATGTGAAAGAACTGAAG ATTGCAATGCGGGCCTTAGGATTTgagccaaagaaagaagaaattaaaaagataatagcTGAAACTGACAAAGAAGGAATTGGCACCATTAGTTTTGAAGAATTTTTTGCCATAATGAGCGTAAAAATG agtgaaaaggatgaaaaagaagaaatactgaAGGCTTTCAAATTATTTGATGATGATGATACAGGAAGTATATCACTGAACAATATCAAGAGGGTTGCTAAGGAACTAGGGGAAAATTTAACAGATGATGAACTTCAG GAAATGCTTGATGAGGCTGATCATGATGGGGATGGAGAAATAAACAAGGaagaatttttgaaaatgatGCAAAAGACCACTCTTTGTTAA